The window TGTCGTAATCGTTCCACCCATCCAGAGTGTAAATCATCTGGCGGTTTTGGGAATATGCAGGTAGGTCTATCATGTCGTTCACGGGATACTCGTTGAAACCATCGCTAAAAGTAAAGTCGTGGATACTGTAGTTTACAGAGTAGTATTGATTCAGAAACACATCTTCATGAATACCGATGGTATTTGCAGCGATCATGAGATGATCACCTTTATTAATCAGATCCTGTTTCAAGCTGCTGAGGTCACGAATTGGTAAGTTTGGACACATCTTGTTGTTCCCTGCAGATATCTGATTATCAGTATAACCTACGTGTCGATTCCAGTCGTAAGAATGAATCTGAAAGGAAAACTCACGTCTGCCAAATTGAGCCCGTATCTTATCGGCAAATTTTTTGTAAGCAACATTGTATGGATGGGCTTCAGTCCTTGTAGGGTCAGATATGGATTTGGAGTTTGTATAACTGCCTGAATTTGTCCACTTTACTTCACGTCCTGCACCATTTATCAAAAGAAATGAAGCATTCCAAGTGGAGAGGCAATCATAGCCGATTATCGAGGTGGCAAAGTCATCGGTAGAGTGAGGTACAGTAATGATAATTGGGCGAGTGGATTGCGGTCTGTAGATGTATAAACCCCAACCATAAGAGAAGGCACCGTGTTCATCGTCATAGTCGTCTTCAGTGCCGTTCGTATCAGTAAAGCTCATGTCCGGAACTTCTCGAAGCATAAAATATCTACTGCCAGTGTCCGAATCGTTGAATACCAAAGCCTGATAGGGGAATCCAACGCTGTCTATTATTGCTTGCGCTTCATCCAAGCGTCCTAGCAGGAAGAGATCAACGATCTCTCCCCAGGAGTTCAATTCTGCAGTTGTAGGGACTCGGTAATCACCAAAACCATTGGTCTGAGGGTCGAAAGGTGCATAAAGATTGTAGTTCGGCGATGCGATTCCTTCCGCGATATGAGATACCCAGTTGTCATAAGCGCAGGCTTCTTCACTTCGAATCAGGAAGTTCTCCAACGAGGCATTTTCAATGAGGTAAGCGGGTAAGGATACCAATATGGAAAGTATCCCAATTAATAGCATGGCTTTTTTCATGGATTCTCCTATGTATATATAAATCAATCATAATAATGTTATTCTGCATTCTACAATGCACTGCTAAATAGTCAAGCATTATTTGTTCCGTACTACTGTTGATATCCCGGAGAGGGTACAATTGTTATCTATATGTATGACTCAAATTTTCCTTTGAAGCACAAGAATTATGAACTATAGAGCCTTCTGGTATCCAAACTTATATTGCGCTAAGAGAAGAAGTCGTCAAACTCCAAACTTAAAAGCTTCAGCAGTTCATTCTCATCATCTGATTTTACGTAAGCTATGGCAAATACCGGATATTCACGATAATCCAGCTTCACATAGTTGATTATCTCAACTCTGTCTGTCAAGTATTTCCATAGCTTGTCGTGATTGGGTTGCATGTTTCTGCTATCTACTTTCGCACTGTTGTAAGCCAGAATGAAGGCGTAATGGGTTCCACCTCTGCTTTGCCACATTTCATACCAATCTGTATGCTGATCCCCAAAATAGAATGATATGGGCTGAAAGCCAAAACTAAAGTATGTGAGGTCACTAAGGCCAAAACCACCAAACCGCATAGGATTGAATTCTATCGGCACAAATTCTCCGTTGTGCAGTTTGAACTCGGCATGAATAGGGAAACTCACTAATTGTAACGCTTCACCAAGCTTATGGAAGAGATTCTCGAACGTAGGCAGATAAGCATCGAAGAGGGACTTGTTGCTGTAATACATCAGATGGTCGTAGTGCTTGTTCATAGCTTCCGGATGCTTGTATATGTTCATAATTGTAGGTTTTCCCAAGTGGTCATAATACATATCGACTGCGTATTCTTCTCCCTCAATGTACTCCTCTGCTACAAACTCTTCTTTACTTAGCACGGATTCCGGAAAGAAGCGTGCTTTTTCAAGTACTTCACGCCGAATATCTTGTGCTACATCATTCAGATTAGCTCCCCGCTCTACTATTCGCACACCAGCGCCAAAGAATC is drawn from Candidatus Cloacimonadota bacterium and contains these coding sequences:
- a CDS encoding ATP-grasp domain-containing protein; the encoded protein is MHYIITGNSDISRYSNSPDAGTIVMSGEELVNCGIRFSDQDKVYVPSESSLSIVMEHMDNRDCTEGILKLKDKYSCRVALKPLYPKFRFCTMALKDLPKFDIKAEKIVIKPRKGFFGAGVRIVERGANLNDVAQDIRREVLEKARFFPESVLSKEEFVAEEYIEGEEYAVDMYYDHLGKPTIMNIYKHPEAMNKHYDHLMYYSNKSLFDAYLPTFENLFHKLGEALQLVSFPIHAEFKLHNGEFVPIEFNPMRFGGFGLSDLTYFSFGFQPISFYFGDQHTDWYEMWQSRGGTHYAFILAYNSAKVDSRNMQPNHDKLWKYLTDRVEIINYVKLDYREYPVFAIAYVKSDDENELLKLLSLEFDDFFS